From Hippea jasoniae, one genomic window encodes:
- the trpB gene encoding tryptophan synthase subunit beta → MKGYYGQYGGRFVSETLIRALDELEDAFKAFKKNKEAIKDLNYYLKNYAGRPTPLYFASHLSRHLGVTVFLKREDLLHSGAHKINNTLGQIVLARFMGKNRIIAETGAGQHGVATATAAALFGMNCKIYMGEIDAKRQKHNLLRMKLLGAEVEVVKKGSKTLKSAINEALRDWVKNVKTTHYLIGSVVGPYPFPEIVTYFQSVISKEAKRQIKNFIGRLPDAVIACVGGGSNAMGIFNNFVKHREVKLVGVEAGGKGLKEGLHSATLTKGRAGILHGCLSYLLQNSDCQVADVHSIAAGLDYPGVGPMHSFFKDTDRVEYGVCFDNEALEAFRLLSRLEGIIPALESSHALGWLVKNADRFKNQTVIINLSGRGDKDLGIIEDLEEIDV, encoded by the coding sequence ATGAAGGGTTACTATGGTCAATACGGTGGTCGATTTGTTTCTGAGACATTAATAAGAGCGCTTGATGAGCTTGAAGATGCGTTCAAAGCATTTAAAAAAAACAAAGAGGCTATAAAAGATCTCAATTACTACCTTAAAAACTATGCTGGCAGGCCAACACCGTTATATTTTGCCAGTCATTTAAGCAGGCATTTGGGTGTAACAGTTTTTTTAAAAAGGGAGGATCTGCTCCACAGCGGGGCTCATAAGATAAACAACACACTGGGTCAGATTGTGCTTGCCCGTTTTATGGGCAAAAATCGCATAATAGCAGAAACAGGTGCAGGTCAGCACGGTGTGGCAACAGCAACGGCAGCTGCTTTGTTTGGAATGAACTGCAAAATCTATATGGGTGAGATTGATGCGAAAAGACAGAAGCATAACCTTTTGAGAATGAAGCTTTTGGGCGCTGAGGTTGAAGTGGTTAAAAAAGGCTCAAAAACACTGAAGAGCGCCATTAACGAGGCTTTAAGGGATTGGGTCAAAAATGTCAAAACCACCCATTATTTGATTGGTTCTGTTGTCGGGCCTTATCCATTTCCCGAAATTGTGACATACTTTCAATCGGTTATATCAAAGGAGGCAAAAAGGCAGATTAAGAATTTTATTGGCAGGTTGCCTGATGCTGTTATTGCCTGCGTGGGTGGTGGAAGCAACGCAATGGGGATCTTTAATAATTTTGTAAAACATAGAGAAGTCAAACTCGTGGGTGTTGAGGCAGGTGGAAAAGGCTTAAAAGAAGGATTGCACTCAGCTACATTAACCAAAGGCAGGGCAGGAATTCTGCATGGCTGTCTAAGTTATCTTTTGCAGAATAGCGATTGTCAGGTGGCAGATGTTCACTCAATTGCAGCAGGTCTTGACTATCCCGGTGTGGGGCCGATGCATAGTTTTTTTAAGGATACAGACAGAGTGGAATACGGCGTTTGTTTTGATAATGAGGCTTTGGAAGCCTTTAGACTTTTAAGCAGGCTTGAGGGAATCATACCTGCACTTGAGAGCTCTCATGCTTTAGGTTGGCTTGTTAAAAATGCTGATAGATTTAAGAATCAAACGGTGATTATAAATCTTTCAGGCAGGGGCGATAAGGATCTGGGTATTATTGAAGATCTGGAGGAGATAGATGTGTAA
- the trpA gene encoding tryptophan synthase subunit alpha, with the protein MCKIGIYLVCNYPDKDSFIENVKMCERYGIDFLEIGLPFSDPVADGAIIEKASNEALKRYSANDFFESIKKSREIFDGRLYIMTYANLVFGCGIETFAQRYRFIDGVIIADVPFVESERFKAVFDKFDTGFVYFTTPESSFETLKKIKQKTNDFIYFVSIRGTTGGEFGLDEDSIERLKFLKGARHGVVVGFGIKTKEHIKKACSYADGVVIGSRAVEMAQKGQFEKFLISIKQ; encoded by the coding sequence ATGTGTAAAATTGGCATATATCTTGTTTGCAACTATCCAGATAAGGATAGTTTTATAGAAAATGTAAAGATGTGCGAGCGCTATGGGATAGATTTTTTAGAGATAGGTTTGCCGTTTTCAGATCCTGTGGCAGATGGAGCTATAATAGAGAAGGCATCAAATGAGGCATTAAAGAGATATTCAGCTAATGATTTTTTTGAATCGATAAAAAAATCAAGAGAGATTTTTGATGGCAGGCTTTATATCATGACCTATGCAAATCTTGTTTTTGGCTGCGGTATAGAAACTTTTGCGCAACGCTACAGGTTTATCGATGGTGTGATTATTGCAGATGTGCCGTTTGTAGAATCAGAAAGATTTAAAGCTGTTTTTGATAAGTTCGATACAGGCTTTGTGTATTTTACAACACCAGAGAGCAGCTTTGAGACATTAAAAAAGATTAAACAAAAAACAAATGATTTTATCTATTTTGTTTCAATAAGGGGCACAACAGGCGGTGAGTTTGGCTTAGATGAAGATAGCATAGAGAGGTTAAAATTTTTAAAGGGTGCAAGGCACGGTGTTGTTGTGGGTTTTGGCATCAAGACAAAGGAGCATATAAAGAAAGCCTGCAGTTATGCAGATGGTGTTGTGATAGGCAGCAGGGCTGTGGAGATGGCTCAAAAGGGTCAGT